From one Passer domesticus isolate bPasDom1 chromosome 15, bPasDom1.hap1, whole genome shotgun sequence genomic stretch:
- the AQP8 gene encoding aquaporin-8 encodes MEAKPSAPRPRCLERHVQPCVAELLGTALFVFIGCLAVLEDAGGTGRLQPALAHGLALAVTVAVLGDISGGHLNPAVSLAVWLLGGLHSTMLIPYWLCQLCGGVIGASLAKAVAPSEHFGNASGAAFVGITAGEQVPAVLGAEIVLSSFLLLVVCMGAVNGRTSTPLAPLCIGLAVTADILAGGGVSGACMNPARAFGPALVANCWDYHWVYWLGPMLAALLVGALLRLLMGDQATRLILK; translated from the exons ATGGAGGCCAAGccctcggccccgcggccgcgctGCCTCGAGCGCCACGTGCAGCCCTGCGTGGCCgagctgctgggcactgccctctTCGTCTTCATCGGCTGCCTGGCCGTGCTGGAGGACGCGGGGGGCACGGGCCGGCTGCAGCCCGCCCTGGCACACGGGCTGGCCCTGGCCGTCAccgtggctgtgctgggggacaTCAG CGGAGGCCACCTGAACCCCGCCGTGTCGCTGGCCGTGTGGCTGCTCGGGGGGCTCCACTCCACCATGCTCATCCCCTactggctgtgccagctctgcgGAGGGGTGATCGGAGCCAGCCTGGCAAAG gctgTGGCACCCAGCGAGCACTTTGGCAATGCCAGCGGAGCAGCCTTCGTTGGCATCACGGCTGGCGAGCAGGTCCCCGCTGTGCTGGGGGCTGAGATCGTCCTGagctccttcctgctgctggtggtcTGCATGGGAGCCGTCAACGGCAGGACCAGCACCCCGCTGGCCCCGCTGTGCATCGGCCTCGCCGTCACCGCCGACATCCTGGCAGG GGGCGGCGTGTCCGGAGCCTGCATGAACCCAGCCCGAGCCTTCGggccagccctggtggccaactGCTGGGACTACCACTGGGTGTACTGGCTGGGGCCCATGCTGGCCGCGCTCCTGGTCGGGGCCCTGCTGAG gctccTGATGGGTGACCAGGCCACCCGCCTGATCCTGAAGTGA